Proteins encoded by one window of Musa acuminata AAA Group cultivar baxijiao chromosome BXJ2-9, Cavendish_Baxijiao_AAA, whole genome shotgun sequence:
- the LOC135623507 gene encoding zinc finger protein CO3-like codes for MKVEGSPSCESCRSAPSTVYCRADAAALCATCDASIHSANLLARRHQRVPVLLALAGGGLVVRPSLTLPYHIGVPVGLDESEREDDEEEEAASWILLDPVKGNGQGAAALPPFAEVDEFLDLVGYNAGENQGSECCNGPMQQQKLQYSHEKSEESECLVPNEQHQHQQSLQMEHGASNGLNYSVSLSSVDASVVPDTSNTSHIRASKGTIHLFSPRFNPMDREARVMRYREKRKARKFEKTVRYASRKAYAETRPRIKGRFAKKSDAELEVDHMFSAADLADSIFGVVPSF; via the exons ATGAAGGTGGAGGGGAGTCCGTCCTGCGAGTCGTGCCGGTCGGCGCCGAGCACGGTGTACTGCCGCGCAGACGCCGCCGCCCTCTGCGCCACCTGCGACGCCAGCATCCACTCCGCCAACCTGCTCGCCCGCCGCCACCAACGTGTCCCGGTCCTCCTCGCCCTGGCCGGCGGCGGCCTCGTCGTCCGCCCCAGCCTCACCCTCCCCTATCACATCGGCGTCCCGGTGGGCCTCGACGAATCGGAGCGCGAGGACGACGAAGAGGAGGAGGCTGCCTCCTGGATACTGCTCGATCCTGTGAAGGGCAACGGCCAGGGCGCCGCAGCGCTCCCGCCATTCGCCGAGGTCGACGAGTTCTTGGACCTCGTTGGGTACAACGCCGGCGAGAATCAAGGATCGGAGTGTTGCAATGGCCCCATGCAGCAGCAGAAGTTGCAGTACAGCCATGAGAAGAGCGAGGAAAGCGAGTGTTTGGTGCCAAACGAGCAGCATCAGCATCAACAGAGCTTGCAGATGGAGCATGGTGCCTCCAATGGGCTCAATTACTCT GTTTCCTTGTCATCAGTGGATGCAAGTGTTGTGCCGGATACATCCAACACATCTCACATTCGAGCATCCAAAGGAACCATACATCTCTTCTCACCACGGTTCAATCCCATGGACAGAGAAGCCAGGGTCATGAGGtacagggagaagaggaaggcgaGGAAGTTTGAGAAGACCGTCAGGTATGCCTCGAGAAAGGCATATGCTGAAACCAGGCCTCGGATCAAAGGCCGCTTCGCGAAGAAATCGGATGCGGAGCTCGAAGTGGATCATATGTTCTCTGCTGCGGATTTGGCTGATTCAATCTTTGGTGTAGTCCCGTCGTTTTGA
- the LOC103998704 gene encoding heat shock protein 90-5, chloroplastic, with amino-acid sequence MTPVLTQSLGSTFTVSLHRLSIPLRSNSARALRFRTSFLPQPLGSGISFPVSGLSCKAERRERWMRVRCEAAVAEKESEEASGEKFEYQAEVSRLLDLIVHSLYSHKEVFLRELVSNASDALDKLRFLSVTDSSLLGDAGDLEIRVKPDPDNGTIMITDTGIGMTKEELIDCLGTIAQSGTLRFLNALKENKDVGTDNGLIGQFGVGFYSAFLVAERVVVSTKSPKSDKQYVWEALADSSSYGIREETDPEKFIKRGTQITLFLREDENFEFTDPTRIQALIKNYSQFVSFPIYTWQEKSRTVEVEEEEDPKEGEEAKTEDEKKKKKKTVTEKYWDWELANETKPIWMRNQKEVEKNEYNEFYKKTFNEFLDPLAYTHFTTEGEVEFRSVLYIPGMAPLNNEDIINPKTKNIRLYVKRVFISDDFDGELFPRYLSFVKGVVDSDDLPLNVSREILQESRIVRIMRKRLVRKTFDMIQELSESENKEDYKKFWENFGKLLKLGCIEDSGNHKRLAPLLRFYSSKSEEDLISLDQYVENMGENQKAIYYLATDSLKSAKTAPFLEKLVQKDIEVLYLVEPIDEVAIQNLQSYNEKKFADISKEDLELGDEDEVKEREDKQEYNLLCDWMKQQLGDKVAKVQISKRLSSSPCVLVSGKFGWSANMERLMKAQTLGDTSSLEFMRGRRILEINPEHPIIKDLNAACKNDSSSTEAKRAVDLLYDTALISSGYIPDSPAELGNKIYEMMGIALGGRWGRSESEEAAEGAEATSAEAVSSDATEAEVVEPSEVRTENDPWKD; translated from the exons ATGACGCCCGTTCTAACCCAGAGCTTGGGCAGTACGTTTACGGTCTCCCTCCATCGTCTTTCGATCCCTTTGAGGTCGAATTCCGCCCGAGCTCTGAGGTTCCGGACCTCGTTTCTTCCGCAACCTCTCGGCTCCGGGATTTCATTTCCGGTGTCGGGTCTGAGTTGCAAGGCGGAGAGGAGGGAGCGCTGGATGCGCGTCCGGTGCGAGGCGGCCGTCGCTGAGAAAGAATCCGAGGAGGCTTCGGGGGAGAAGTTTGAGTACCAGGCCGAG GTCAGCCGCCTATTGGACTTGATTGTTCATAGTTTGTACAGCCACAAGGAGGTGTTTCTTAGGGAGCTTGTAAG CAACGCAAGCGATGCTTTGGACAAGTTGAGGTTTTTGAGTGTGACAGATTCCTCACTACTTGGTGATGCTGGTGACTTGGAGATACGGGTCAAGCCTGATCCAGATAATGGAACTATTATGATAAC AGATACTGGTATTGGAATGACCAAAGAAGAGCTAATTGATTGCCTTGGGACTATTGCTCAGAGTGGAACATTAAGGTTTTTGAATGCTCTCAAG GAGAACAAAGATGTTGGGACAGACAATGGTTTGATTGGCCAGTTTGGTGTCGGATTTTATTCAGCTTTCCTTGTTGCTGAGCGG GTTGTGGTGTCAACAAAAAGTCCGAAGTCTGATAAACAGTATGTGTGGGAAGCATTAGCAGATAGTAGTTCATATGGGATAAGAGAAGAGACTGATCCTGAGAAGTTCATAAAGCGTGGAACTCAGATCACCCTGTTTTTACGA GAggatgaaaattttgaatttacAGACCCAACACGCATCCAGGCATTGATCAAGAATTACTCTCAGTTTGTCTCCTTCCCCATATATACATGGCAGGAGAAATCAAGGACGGTGGAG GTCGAGGAAGAAGAGGACccaaaggaaggagaagaagcaaAAACAGAG gatgagaagaaaaagaagaagaaaactgtAACTGAGAAATATTGGGACTGGGAACTGGCAAATGAGACAAAACCTATATGG ATGCGGAATCAAAAGGAGGTTGAGAAAAATGAATATAATGAGTTCTACAAGAAGACATTCAATGAGTTCCTGGATCCTCTTGCTTACACCCACTTCACCACTGAG GGTGAGGTGGAATTTAGAAGCGTTCTCTACATTCCTGGAATGGCACCCCTAAACAATGAGGATATAATAAATCCCAAGACCAAAAATATACGCTTGTATGTCAAACGTGTATTTATTTCTGATGATTTTGATGGTGAGCTG TTTCCTCGGTACTTGAGTTTTGTGAAGGGTGTGGTTGATTCAGATGACCTTCCTCTAAATGTTTCTCGGGAGATTCTCCAAGAAAGTCGAATT GTAAGAATTATGCGAAAGAGGCTAGTTAGGAAGACATTTGACATGATTCAAGAGTTATCTGAGAGTGAAAACAAAGAG GACTATAAGAAATTCTGGGAgaattttggcaagcttctaAAATTGGGTTGTATTGAGGATTCAGGAAATCACAAGCGACTGGCACCTTTGCTGCGCTTTTACTCTTCCAAGAGTGAGGAAGATTTGATAAGCTTGGATCAATATGTGGAAAATATGGGTGAGAACCAGAAGGCTATATATTACTTGGCAACAGACAGCCTTAAAAGTGCCAAAACTGCCCCCTTTCTGGAGAAGCTTGTTCAAAAGGATATTGAA GTGTTATATCTTGTGGAACCTATTGATGAAGTTGCTATACAGAATCTTCAGTCATACAACGAAAAGAAGTTTGCTGATATCAGCAAAGAAGACCTAGAATTAG GCGATGAGGATGAGGTGAAGGAGAGAGAAGACAAGCAAGAGTACAATCTTCTATGTGATTGGATGAAACAGCAGCTTGGTGATAAGGTAGCAAAAGTCCAAATTTCTAAGAGGCTTAGCTCTTCACCATGTGTACTTGTTTCTGGCAAGTTTGGATGGTCAGCAAACATGGAAAG ACTCATGAAAGCACAGACACTCGGAGATACATCAAGTTTAGAGTTCATGAGAGGGAGAAGAATCTTAGAGATCAATCCTGAGCACCCCATCATTAAAGACTTGAAT GCTGCATGCAAGAATGACTCAAGCAGCACAGAAGCAAAGAGGGCAGTGGATTTATTGTATGATACGGCTCTGATCTCGAGTGGCTATATC CCTGACAGCCCTGCTGAACTGGGCAACAAAATATATGAGATGATGGGCATTGCTCTTGGTGGAAGATGGGGAAGATCAGAATCAGAGGAAGCAGCAGAAGGAGCCGAGGCAACAAGCGCCGAAGCTGTCTCTTCAGATGCGACAGAGGCAGAGGTGGTTGAGCCCTCAGAAGTGAGGACAGAGAATGATCCTTGGAAGGATTAA
- the LOC103998705 gene encoding uncharacterized protein LOC103998705 has protein sequence MGGVTSSVAAKFAFFPPSPPSYGVVVADAAAGRLEMTEVPARENVEVRRLRTRRGTEIVAMYVKNPAASLTVLYSHGNAADLGQMFELFCELSKHLCVNLMGYDYSGYGQSSGKPSEQNTYADIEAAYRCLEASYGIHAEDVILYGQSVGSGPTLELATHLPNLRAIVLHSPILSGLRVMYPVKHTYWFDIYKNIDKIPLVQCPVLVIHGMADDVVDSSHGKQLWERCKEKYEPLWIKGGNHCNLELYPEFIRHLRKFISVIEKAPPARTASSENSVLRNPPSTSTDHLDLQRKSTDRREKPRPSTDRKDKGRNSTDRRDKPRVSTDKKEKSRKSFDVTDKARSCVEQQEKPRKSFDRFGGMIKSVNLCNIDCFRVPASQAEECKGQC, from the exons ATGGGCGGGGTAACGTCTTCGGTGGCGGCGAAGTTTGCATTCTTCCCGCCGAGCCCGCCGTCGTACGGGGTGGTCGTGGCGGACGCGGCGGCGGGGCGGCTGGAGATGACGGAGGTGCCGGCGCGGGAGAACGTGGAGGTGCGGCGGCTGCGGACGAGGCGGGGGACTGAGATCGTCGCCATGTACGTGAAGAATCCCGCGGCGAGCCTTACCGTGCTCTACTCCCACGGCAACGCCGCCGACCTCGGTCAGATGTTTGAACTCTTCTGTGAGCTCAGCAAACACCTTTGCGTCAACCTCATGGG GTACGATTATTCTGGATATGGGCAGTCTTCTGGAAAG CCAAGTGAGCAAAATACTTATGCAGATATAGAAGCTGCTTATAGGTGTCTTGAAGCATCTTATGGAATCCATGCAGAAGATGTTATCCTTTATGGCCAATCAGTTGGTAGTGGGCCTACACTGGAATTAGCTACTCATTTACCTAACTTGAGAGCAATTGTTCTCCATAGTCCCATTTTGTCTGGTCTGCGTGTCATGTATCCCGTGAAGCATACATACTGGTTTGACATTTATAAG AATATTGATAAAATTCCCTTGGTCCAATGTCCAGTGTTGGTAATACAC GGAATGGCTGATGATGTTGTGGATTCATCACATGGGAAACAGCTTTGGGAGCGTTGCAAAGAAAAGTATGAGCCTTTATGGATCAAGGGAGGGAATCACTGTAATTTGGAACTGTACCCAGAGTTCATAAGACATCTTAGGAAGTTCATATCAGTCATAGAAAAGGCACCTCCAGCTAGAACTGCATCTTCCGAGAACTCTGTTCTCCGGAATCCTCCTAGTACGAGCACCGATCATTTGGATCTCCAGAGAAAAAGCACGGATCGGAGGGAAAAGCCAAGGCCAAGTACTGATCGTAAGGATAAGGGTAGGAACAGTACAGATAGGAGAGACAAGCCAAGGGTTAGCacagataagaaagaaaaatcaagaaaaagcTTTGATGTCACTGACAAAGCGAGAAGCTGTGTGGAACAGCAAGAGAAGCCACGGAAAAGTTTTGACCG ATTTGGAGGAATGATAAAGTCAGTCAACTTGTGCAATATTGATTGTTTCAGAGTCCCAGCTTCTCAGGCCGAGGAGTGCAAAGGTCAGTGTTAG